The nucleotide window TGAGTAACCCCATGGATATGGCCACAAAGGTTAGTACCACCATAATCAGGTTGGCAATGGATGCTGAATAATTCTGCCCAGCTAAGGTGGCCAAGCTGATGAATCCCAAGGATCCTGGCACTAATATCCAGAATGCAGGTATTATTGATACATAGTATGGTGTTTTGAGCTTTGATCGTTCCAGGTACGTTCCCACCATGGTCATGATGGCTGAACCTAAAAATGCACCGAATAATCCGCCCAGGAGGTAATTTCCGACCTGAAGTCCGCCAAATGTGGCAAATAACACCATCAAAACTCCTAGCATGTCACGGTTTCGTATTGACATTAAAAGGTACATTCCCAGGGTGAAAACCAGAATCCCGATATAGGGAGCCCACCAACCAAGAGGCGTGGCTAAATATGCCACCATATACGCTCCTGCAGAGAGTCCAACCACCTGAAGACCTATTAAAACTCCGAAGAGGAGGAGTAACAGTATAACCACTCCCTGGATCAGGCGGCTGGCACCGGATATGACGTTGTTGGCTGCCAGTTCGTACATTCCTGTGGCCAGAACCGCGCCCGGGATGAAGTAGGAAAGTGCCGGGACCAGGATGGTGAGGGATCCCTTTACCATTCCCTGCTTCACCCCAAAAAAGAAGATCATTGAAACCAGAAACGCCACTAAAACTGGCAAAATAAGGTTTAGCCTGGGTTTATCCTCAGAGTATCCGATTATTAAACCTACAATGGCCCCTAATCCCCCACAAAAAAGTAACTCATTGGTTGTGGGTAGAAGTAGCATTCCCAGGCCAGTAGAATAAAGTGCATATCCCAATATATGCCTTAGGTATCTGTGCTGGCGTTTAACATTTATTATCTCATTTATGCGGTTAATTCCCTGTTCTGGAGTTATTTCTGCCTTTTCCGCCTGATAGATTAACTCGTATAATCGTGAAACCTGGTCCAGCGGTAGGAGGCCCGGTTTCTGCCCGGTCACTGCCAGGGCTTTTGAATTCCCATCGCTGATCTTGATGAGTACGAAGGTGGGAAAGTCAATTACTTCCTGGGCTTTAACCCCATATGCCCTGCATATATTCTTTAAAATAGCTTCTATTGTCATGACTGCAATACCTGCCGCAGTCATGGCCCGGGCTAGTTCTGTTAAAAATTCCAGTAGATTTGGAGGTAAATCTCCCCCATCTGATATGTTGGTAGGGTTTATATTCCCCAAGTTACCTCCAGGATACATTTTATCCCCGGAAACATTTCATCATTTAAACTCCCAATCTATCCCGGCCTTTATAGATTCTGTGTTTTTGTAAAGGGATTAACTTTTGGGAATTTGGACCATGAATCTTTTCTTCTGATATAAATTTGTGAATTGGTATTTAATTCGTGAATAATTATTGATTGTAAATTTAATTTGAATAATTTTGAATGGTATATTTACTCAAAATTATTTGCATCAAAATTATTCTACCGTTTCTATGTCTACTTTTTCAATGCCCTCATTATAGATGAGAGACAGGAATCTGCCGCTGAAAGCGGATACATAGGAACCAAGGAAAAATCCTACCACCGCGGCAACTGCATAAACAGTTATTATTCCCATGTTCATTAATTGGGGAATGGCACTAAGCGCAGATACAACTGCAGAAAATGCAGTGAGTACTACAACACCGATAATATAGTTAACCCATCCAATATTCTTTATTATGCCAAAAATATCCTTAAATTTAACTGAAGCTTCTAATTTGTCTTTTTT belongs to uncultured Methanobacterium sp. and includes:
- a CDS encoding threonine/serine exporter family protein yields the protein MYPGGNLGNINPTNISDGGDLPPNLLEFLTELARAMTAAGIAVMTIEAILKNICRAYGVKAQEVIDFPTFVLIKISDGNSKALAVTGQKPGLLPLDQVSRLYELIYQAEKAEITPEQGINRINEIINVKRQHRYLRHILGYALYSTGLGMLLLPTTNELLFCGGLGAIVGLIIGYSEDKPRLNLILPVLVAFLVSMIFFFGVKQGMVKGSLTILVPALSYFIPGAVLATGMYELAANNVISGASRLIQGVVILLLLLFGVLIGLQVVGLSAGAYMVAYLATPLGWWAPYIGILVFTLGMYLLMSIRNRDMLGVLMVLFATFGGLQVGNYLLGGLFGAFLGSAIMTMVGTYLERSKLKTPYYVSIIPAFWILVPGSLGFISLATLAGQNYSASIANLIMVVLTFVAISMGLLIGAVIADPLKIE